A DNA window from Zingiber officinale cultivar Zhangliang chromosome 3A, Zo_v1.1, whole genome shotgun sequence contains the following coding sequences:
- the LOC122052021 gene encoding probable leucine-rich repeat receptor-like protein kinase At5g63930 has protein sequence MVKMPGIVNSESVSAFLVLKSVFLLTSLFMYNSEGVNIEGQYLLKLKSQMTDAFHNLDSWNSNDLTPCQWKGVNCISDKGIVVGLHLDSMNLSGSISPIIGGLVHLTVLDLSFNEFSGAIPREIGNCSKLEVLYLNNNKLEGQIPYELGSLSSLLRCNLCNNKLSGQLPESVGGLSSLVELVAYSNNITGPLPLSIGNLKNLTVLRMGQNLITGSIPVEISECRNMKRFGLAQNRLEGEIPIEIGKLASLTELVLWDNKLFGSIPKELGNCSQLVTLALYQNNLVGGIPEEIGNLNNLEKLYLYRNSLNGTIPKTIGNLSHATEIDLSENTLTGTIPSELSNIKGLNLLHLFQNQLTGFIPPELSGLRNLSKLDLSINSLYGSIPSEFQYMPSITQLQLFDNMLSGIMPQKLGVHSPLWVVDFSDNNLNGQIPRNLCRHSNLILLNLWSNNLTGNIPGEVINCRSLVQLRLGKNSLTGSFPSDLCKLVNLTAIELDENRFNGSIPPEIGQCKALQRLNLRSNFFTHELPWELGNLSQLVILNISSNKIGGRIPQEIFKCRMLQRLDLSKNEFIGTLPYEMNLVQLERFVISDNTLSGTIPPIIGKLAHLMELQMGGNEFFGSIPKELGELSSLQIAMNLSYNNLSGNIPQEIGNLALLEFLLLDQNHLTGEIPSSFVNLSSLMGLNLSYNDLTGPIPSIPLFSNMDLSSFIGNKGLCGKPLGDCSLSPSLSASSPRTNSSLGRTVAIISTAIGGISLVLIVIMVYILRRPIETISPFQDKQLHNTTSSTYTFPKEKITFQDLVAATNDFDENFVIGRGACGTVYRALLKSGETVAVKKLASNREGNNTENSFRAEILTLGKIRHRNIVKLYGFFYHQGSNLLLYEYMARGSLGELLHGESSSSLDWETRYMISLGAAEGLSYLHHDCKPHIIHRDIKSTNILLDKNYEAHVGDFGLAKVIDMPQSKSMSAVAGSYGYIAPEYAYTMKVTEKCDIYSYGVVLLELLTGRMPVQPLEQGGDLVTWVRTYIKNNSISPGILDNKLNLEDGCTVDHMIMVLKIALLCTSMSPSDRPAMKEVVLMLVESKERAASFGSSHVSDLSFKEDDL, from the exons ATGGTTAAAATGCCAGGGATAGTAAATTCTGAGAGTGTCTCTGCTTTCTTGGTTCTGAAGTCTGTGTTTCTGTTGACATCTCTATTTATGTATAATTCTGAAGGGGTAAACATAGAAGGGCAATACCTGTTGAAGCTTAAGAGCCAAATGACAGATGCTTTTCACAACCTAGATAGTTGGAACTCGAATGATCTCACACCCTGTCAGTGGAAGGGTGTTAATTGCATTTCTGATAAGGGTATAGTAGTTGGTCTTCATCTCGACTCCATGAACCTGTCTGGAAGTATTTCCCCAATCATCGGTGGATTAGTTCACTTAACTGTTCTTGATCTTTCCTTCAATGAGTTCTCTGGAGCAATTCCTAGGGAGATTGGTAATTGCTCTAAGTTAGAGGTATTGTATCTGAATAACAATAAACTTGAAGGCCAAATCCCTTATGAGTTGGGTAGTCTTTCCTCTTTACTAAGGTGCAACTTGTGTAATAACAAACTATCTGGTCAGCTCCCTGAATCAGTTGGAGGTCTTTCATCCCTTGTGGAACTTGTAGCCTACTCTAACAACATCACAGGTCCTTTGCCACTCTCCATTGGCAACCTCAAGAATCTAACTGTTTTAAGAATGGGACAAAATCTGATAACTGGTAGCATTCCTGTGGAAATCAGCGAATGCCGGAACATGAAACGTTTTGGTCTTGCCCAAAACCGACTAGAAGGTGAAATTCCCATAGAGATCGGGAAGTTGGCAAGTTTGACCGAACTGGTTCTTTGGGACAACAAACTTTTTGGAAGTATCCCTAAGGAGCTTGGAAACTGTAGTCAGCTCGTGACACTTGCACTTTACCAAAATAATCTTGTGGGTGGTATACCTGAAGAGATTGGAAACCTGAACAATTTGGAGAAGCTATATCTATACAGGAATTCATTGAATGGAACTATTCCAAAGACAATTGGCAATCTTTCTCACGCAACAGAAATAGATTTATCTGAGAATACATTGACTGGAACAATACCCTCTGAGTTAAGTAATATTAAAGGTTTAAACTTGCTTCACCTGTTTCAGAATCAGCTTACTGGCTTTATTCCACCTGAATTGAGTGGATTAAGGAACTTAAGCAAGCTTGATCTGTCAATCAACTCTCTGTATGGGTCTATTCCTTCTGAATTTCAGTATATGCCAAGTATAACTCAGTTACAGCTTTTCGACAATATGCTGTCAGGCATCATGCCTCAGAAACTTGGGGTGCACAGTCCACTTTGGGTGGTTGACTTTTCAGATAATAATCTCAACGGGCAAATTCCAAGGAATCTTTGCAGACACTCAAACCTTATTTTGTTGAATTTATGGTCTAACAATTTGACTGGCAACATCCCTGGTGAAGTTATAAATTGTAGATCCTTGGTGCAGCTTCGTCTTGGTAAGAACAGCCTAACAGGAAGCTTTCCCTCAGATTTATGCAAGCTGGTTAATCTTACTGCCATTGAGTTAGATGAGAACAGATTCAACGGTTCCATTCCACCAGAGATAGGGCAATGCAAAGCATTGCAGAGGCTTAATCTTCGTAGTAACTTTTTCACCCATGAGTTGCCATGGGAGCTTGGTAATCTGTCACAGTTGGTTATCCTTAATATCTCTTCCAATAAAATAGGTGGAAGAATACCTCAAGAGATTTTTAAATGCAGGATGCTTCAACGGCTTGATCTCAGCAAGAATGAGTTTATTGGCACATTGCCATATGAAATGAACCTTGTCCAGTTGGAACGGTTTGTGATTTCTGATAACACATTGTCTGGAACAATACCTCCTATCATAGGAAAGCTCGCTCACCTGATGGAGCTACAGATGGGTGGTAATGAATTTTTTGGTTCAATACCAAAGGAATTGGGTGAACTTTCGAGTTTACAAATTGCAATGAATCTTAGCTACAATAATCTTTCAGGAAATATCCCACAAGAGATTGGCAATCTTGCTCTGCTGGAGTTCCTTTTGCTGGACCAAAATCATTTGACTGGTGAAATTCCGTCTTCTTTTGTCAATCTGTCTAGCTTAATGGGACTTAATCTTTCATATAATGATCTCACAGGGCCTATACCTTCTATTCCACTGTTCAGCAACATGGATCTGAGTAGCTTCATAGGAAATAAAGGTCTTTGTGGTAAACCTCTTGGTGATTGTAGTTTGTCTCCATCATTGTCTGCATCATCACCTAGAACAAATAGCTCATTGGGTAGGACCGTCGCTATAATTTCCACTGCTATTGGAGGAATTTCTCTTGTTCTTATTGTGATAATGGTGTACATTCTCAGAAGACCTATTGAAACAATTTCTCCTTTTCAAGACAAACAATTACATAATACAACTTCAAGCACATATACATTTCCAAAAGAAAAGATTACCTTTCAAGATCTTGTTGCCGCTACGAATGATTTTGATGAGAATTTTGTGATTGGAAGGGGTGCTTGTGGAACAGTATATAGAGCGCTACTGAAATCTGGGGAAACAGTTGCTGTGAAGAAATTGGCATCAAACCGAGAGGGTAACAATACAGAGAATAGTTTTCGTGCAGAGATTTTGACTCTTGGAAAGATAAGGCATCGCAACATCGTGAAGCTCTATGGTTTTTTTTATCACCAGGGTTCAAACCTTCTTCTGTATGAGTACATGGCAAGAGGCAGCCTAGGGGAGTTACTTCATGGGGAGTCTTCTTCATCTCTGGACTGGGAAACCCGTTACATGATTTCGCTTGGCGCTGCTGAGGGTCTCTCATATTTACATCATGATTGCAAGCCCCACATCATTCACAGAGATATCAAGTCAACCAATATTCTGCTCGATAAAAACTACGAAGCTCATGTTGGAGATTTTGGATTGGCAAAGGTGATTGACATGCCACAGTCAAAATCAATGTCTGCAGTTGCTGGATCATATGGGTATATAGCACCTG AATATGCATATACCATGAAAGTTACGGAGAAGTGTGACATCTACAGTTATGGGGTTGTTCTGCTCGAGCTGCTGACCGGAAGAATGCCTGTCCAACCATTAGAGCAAGGAGGGGACCTTGTAACATGGGTAAGGACGTACATAAAGAACAACTCTATCTCTCCTGGAATACTTGACAATAAACTCAATCTGGAAGATGGATGTACTGTGGATCACATGATCATGGTCTTGAAAATTGCTTTGCTTTGTACAAGCATGTCACCGTCGGATAGACCAGCCATGAAGGAAGTTGTATTAATGTTGGTCGAGTCGAAAGAGAGGGCTGCCagctttggttcatcacatgtTTCTGATCTCTCTTTCAAAGAGGATGACTTGTAG